The Thalassotalea nanhaiensis genome has a window encoding:
- a CDS encoding nitrate reductase cytochrome c-type subunit has translation MKKSIMALFSASVLLSSIAAFSHAAEVATLRDDTSIETQKQPKSMPNVVNTDIKQKRNYPMQPPIIPHKVRNYQVDLKVNKCMSCHSRNRTEESQAPMVSVTHYMDRDGNFLAEVSPRRYFCSQCHVPQLDTDPLVDNTFEDMNTLMKEKAQKAKAEKE, from the coding sequence ATGAAAAAATCAATTATGGCCTTATTCTCAGCAAGTGTATTACTATCGTCTATTGCAGCGTTCAGCCATGCAGCTGAAGTAGCAACGCTTAGAGATGACACAAGTATTGAAACGCAAAAGCAACCAAAGTCTATGCCAAATGTTGTAAATACCGACATCAAGCAAAAGCGTAACTACCCTATGCAGCCGCCGATCATTCCACATAAAGTGAGAAACTACCAAGTAGATTTAAAAGTGAATAAGTGTATGTCTTGTCACTCGCGAAATCGCACCGAAGAGTCTCAAGCTCCTATGGTAAGTGTGACCCACTATATGGATAGAGATGGTAACTTTTTAGCGGAAGTGTCTCCTCGCAGATATTTTTGTAGTCAATGTCATGTACCACAACTAGATACAGATCCATTAGTGGACAATACATTTGAAGATATGAATACTCTGATGAAAGAAAAAGCTCAAAAAGCCAAAGCTGAAAAAGAGTAG